In Gouania willdenowi chromosome 15, fGouWil2.1, whole genome shotgun sequence, one DNA window encodes the following:
- the slc1a4 gene encoding neutral amino acid transporter A: protein MDKKSELNGHAVAPPGASEQPQEKRSVGQKLLEFVERNLLVILTVSGVLVGVGLGMMVRPMNLTKAQMSYFAFPGEMLLRMLKMIILPLVVCSLVSGAASLDTRSLGKLGGIAVSYFLVTTLIASGIGVTLALIIKPGVGAAALNTNSLGLETVSSDKETADSFLDLARNLFPSNLVAAAFRSYATGYKRVPAGNDTNGTILYQKVPVGTETDGMNILGLVLFAMVFGVALRKLGEEGEELIRFFNAFNEATMVLVSWIMWYIPFGIVFLVGSKIVEMEDVVLLVTSLGKYIFASILGHVIHGGIVLPLIYFGFTRKNPFSFLSGLITPFTTAFATCSSSATLPSMIKCVEENNGVDKRISRFILPIGATVNMDGAAIFQCIAAVFIAQLNNAELNAGQIFTILVTATASSVGAAGIPAGGIITIAIILEAIGLPTNDLSLMLAVDWIVDRTTTVVNVEGDALGAGILHHINQQELKKQQKHEADGELTEVQVEALANVQAEEETSPLVTHQTKALEAMPEAIESVL from the exons ATGGATAAAAAGAGTGAGCTGAACGGACATGCTGTGGCCCCCCCAGGAGCCTCTGAACAGCCGCAGGAGAAGCGCAGCGTGGGGCAGAAGCTGCTGGAGTTCGTCGAGAGGAACCTGTTGGTGATCCTGACCGTGTCCGGGGTCCTGGTGGGGGTCGGACTGGGGATGATGGTCCGTCCCATGAACCTGACCAAAGCCCAGATGTCGTACTTCGCGTTCCCCGGTGAGATGCTGCTCCGCATGTTGAAGATGATCATCCTCCCCCTGGTGGTGTGCAGCCTGGTGTCGGGGGCGGCCAGCCTGGACACCCGCTCCCTGGGGAAGCTGGGCGGCATCGCCGTCTCATACTTTCTGGTGACCACGTTGATCGCGTCGGGGATCGGAGTGACTCTGGCCCTCATCATCAAACCGGGGGTCGGGGCCGCAGCACTGAACACCAACAGCCTCGGACTGGAGACCGTCAGCAGCGACAAGGAGACAGCAGACTCCTTCTTAGACCTGGCCAG aAACCTTTTCCCTTCGAACCTGGTGGCTGCAGCGTTCCGTTCT TATGCCACGGGATACAAGAGGGTTCCTGCTGGGAACGACACCAATGGGACAATCCTTTATCAGAAG GTCCCTGTTGGCACAGAAACCGATGGCATGAACATTCTAGGTCTTGTTTTATTCGCCATGGTGTTTGGCGTCGCACTTCGTAAATTGGGAGAAGAGGGAGAAGAACTCATTCGCTTCTTCAATGCCTTTAATGAAGCCACCATGGTGCTAGTGTCTTGGATCATGTG GTACATCCCCTTTGGCATCGTGTTCCTGGTGGGCAGTAAAATTGTGGAGATGGAAGATGTGGTTCTTCTGGTCACCAGCCTGGGCAAATACATCTTTGCTTCCATCCTAGGACACGTTATCCATGGAGGCATTGTTCTACCACTCATCTACTTTGGCTTCACACGTAAGAACCCCTTCAGCTTCTTATCAGGCCTGATCACGCCCTTCACTACTGCGTTTGCCACCTGTTCCAG TTCTGCAACCCTTCCCTCCATGATCAAGTGTGTTGAGGAAAACAACGGAGTGGATAAACGTATCAGCCGTTTTATTCTGCCCATCGGAGCCACGGTCAACATGGACGGAGCAGCCATTTTCCAATGCATTGCTGCTGTGTTCATTGCTCAGCTAAACAACGCTGAACTGAACGCTGGGCAGATTTTTACTATTCT GGTAACAGCCACAGCCTCCAGTGTGGGAGCAGCAGGAATCCCAGCAGGCGGTATCATCACAATCGCCATCATTCTAGAGGCCATCGGTCTGCCGACCAATGACCTGTCGCTTATGTTGGCCGTTGACTGGATAGT TGATCGAACCACCACTGTGGTAAACGTAGAGGGCGACGCCCTGGGCGCTGGTATTCTTCATCACATCAACCAGCAGGA